A portion of the Bacteroidales bacterium genome contains these proteins:
- a CDS encoding M6 family metalloprotease domain-containing protein — MNKRLLLSVIFLICCFFNTYAAYIVAFPVTVNQPDGTVISCYASGDEFYNWLHDENNFTIIQNDEGFYCYAVKNGDNVIASQYIVGTIDPAAVGIIPGISISAEAKTAIRKQIIDNTPDITAAKEYKASKSSKNFGTMNNLVVYIKFADQTNFPEDTTHYWTMFNKTDDNSYQSLKNYFEQVSYGKLSIASTFYPLTQTAAILSYTDSHNREYYMPYNAVTAPTGYQNDNQRGDREFTLLKNALEYIEHMVPADLDIDYNNDGMVDNVVFIIRGATTAWSTLLWPHRWSLYGENAYIHGKRVWDFNFQLEEHLNSSQSSVLCHEMFHSLSAPDLYRYSDNTITPIGQWDVMGSNGNPAQSMAAYMKYKYGGWLDEIPEITEPGVYTLNTPWSETNNMYKLAAQGSSNEFFLFEFRNKDHLFESTLPGEGLLIYRVNSSINGNAGGPPDELYLFRPGGYNTTTNGTISQAYFSANSGRTEFSNETNPPCFLMDDQPGGIQIINITSVGNTISFEVPAGNFLNADFYASNENVTIGCGVDFFTTTFHPIDEWFWEFEDGIPATSTQANPTGITFSQSGLKTIKLTVTNSIGSFTEIKESYINVSDQSPEADFYSNTPSTCVGNIVELFDNSNRCPIEWSWSFEPNTVEFVNGTNSNSQNPVVIFNSIADYNITLIATNINGSTTVVKEKFITTLGINLANYSLDFENVTSLESLGITVTNPDNNITWDLINIPMSQGTNTAIYMNFFNYNTVSQRDYFTLPLVNIDSKFEMHFKHAYAMRTTYSDTLIISISTDCGETWQRLASYHEDGNNNFATVSPQSSEFIPADESNWCDNSITDCNIIDLSAYNGKQAIIRFESYKTMGNNLYIDDIHFVNKLGIDDYISNEIINVYPNPSSGIYNIDIANNDSKYDLYVYDIVGNLICYSGNNTNRTQINISDKKSGIYFVKVISNNINKTVKIIKN; from the coding sequence ATGAATAAAAGATTATTACTCTCCGTTATTTTTCTTATTTGTTGTTTCTTTAATACGTATGCGGCTTATATTGTCGCTTTTCCTGTTACGGTAAATCAACCGGACGGAACTGTTATATCTTGTTATGCATCAGGCGACGAGTTTTATAATTGGTTACATGATGAAAATAATTTCACTATAATTCAAAATGATGAGGGTTTTTATTGCTATGCCGTAAAAAATGGCGATAATGTTATTGCATCACAATATATTGTTGGAACAATTGACCCTGCAGCAGTCGGAATAATTCCCGGCATAAGTATTTCCGCCGAAGCAAAAACGGCTATCAGAAAACAAATAATTGATAATACCCCTGATATTACTGCAGCCAAAGAATATAAAGCATCAAAAAGTTCTAAGAATTTCGGTACAATGAATAATTTGGTTGTGTATATTAAATTCGCCGATCAGACAAATTTTCCGGAAGATACAACGCATTACTGGACTATGTTCAACAAAACCGACGATAATTCTTATCAATCCTTAAAAAATTATTTCGAACAAGTTTCTTACGGTAAACTATCAATAGCATCGACTTTTTATCCCCTGACACAAACTGCTGCGATACTTTCTTATACCGATTCTCATAACCGTGAGTATTATATGCCATATAACGCCGTTACAGCACCTACGGGTTATCAGAATGATAATCAAAGAGGAGATCGTGAATTTACTCTTTTAAAAAATGCTTTGGAATATATTGAACATATGGTTCCTGCCGATTTAGATATTGATTATAATAATGACGGGATGGTTGATAATGTGGTGTTCATTATCAGAGGCGCTACAACCGCATGGTCTACTTTACTTTGGCCTCACAGATGGTCTCTTTATGGTGAAAATGCTTATATTCACGGCAAAAGAGTTTGGGACTTTAACTTTCAACTGGAAGAGCATCTTAATTCTTCTCAATCGAGCGTTTTGTGCCATGAAATGTTTCACTCATTAAGTGCTCCCGATTTATACAGATATTCTGATAATACAATAACCCCAATCGGTCAGTGGGATGTTATGGGAAGCAACGGTAATCCCGCTCAATCTATGGCAGCATACATGAAATACAAATACGGAGGTTGGCTTGATGAGATTCCGGAAATTACAGAACCGGGTGTATATACGCTCAACACTCCCTGGTCGGAGACTAACAACATGTATAAATTAGCTGCTCAGGGATCTTCAAACGAATTTTTCTTGTTTGAATTTAGAAATAAAGATCATCTTTTCGAATCCACTTTACCTGGTGAAGGTTTGTTGATTTATCGTGTTAATTCGTCTATTAACGGCAATGCCGGCGGTCCTCCTGATGAATTATACCTTTTCCGTCCGGGCGGGTACAATACTACAACAAACGGTACAATTAGCCAAGCTTATTTTTCTGCCAATTCAGGAAGAACAGAATTCAGCAATGAAACAAATCCGCCTTGCTTTCTTATGGATGATCAGCCGGGAGGAATCCAAATAATAAACATAACTTCGGTAGGCAATACCATTTCTTTTGAAGTTCCTGCAGGAAACTTTCTCAATGCTGATTTTTACGCCAGCAATGAAAATGTTACAATCGGTTGCGGTGTGGATTTCTTTACAACAACATTTCATCCTATTGACGAATGGTTCTGGGAATTTGAAGATGGTATTCCCGCTACTTCAACACAGGCTAATCCGACCGGAATAACATTTTCTCAATCCGGATTAAAAACAATTAAACTTACAGTTACCAATTCAATCGGTTCTTTCACGGAAATAAAAGAATCTTATATTAACGTTTCCGATCAAAGTCCTGAAGCAGATTTCTATTCCAACACTCCTTCTACATGCGTAGGCAATATCGTGGAATTGTTTGATAATAGCAATCGATGCCCGATAGAATGGAGTTGGTCCTTTGAACCGAATACTGTTGAATTTGTTAACGGAACAAATAGTAATTCGCAAAATCCTGTTGTAATCTTTAATTCTATTGCTGATTACAATATTACACTTATAGCTACAAATATAAACGGATCAACTACAGTTGTAAAGGAAAAGTTTATTACAACATTGGGTATAAATTTAGCTAATTATTCGTTGGATTTTGAAAATGTAACAAGCTTGGAATCTTTAGGCATTACGGTTACGAATCCTGATAATAATATTACCTGGGATTTAATTAATATACCAATGTCGCAAGGAACAAATACAGCAATTTATATGAATTTTTTCAACTATAATACTGTAAGCCAAAGAGATTATTTTACACTTCCATTGGTTAATATTGACAGTAAGTTTGAAATGCATTTTAAACATGCTTATGCAATGCGAACAACTTATTCCGATACATTAATCATAAGTATATCAACCGATTGTGGTGAAACTTGGCAACGCCTGGCTTCATATCATGAAGACGGTAATAACAACTTTGCAACTGTTTCGCCTCAAAGCTCGGAATTTATTCCTGCTGATGAAAGTAATTGGTGTGATAACAGCATAACAGATTGTAATATAATTGATTTATCCGCTTACAATGGCAAACAGGCAATAATAAGATTTGAATCTTACAAAACAATGGGTAATAATCTGTATATTGATGATATACATTTTGTGAATAAACTCGGAATTGATGATTATATTTCAAATGAAATCATAAATGTATATCCTAATCCAAGCTCAGGAATATATAATATTGATATAGCGAATAATGACAGTAAATATGATTTGTATGTTTATGACATTGTCGGAAATTTGATTTGCTATAGTGGAAATAATACAAACAGAACTCAAATAAATATTTCAGATAAGAAAAGCGGGATATATTTCGTTAAAGTAATTTCAAATAATATTAACAAAACAGTAAAGATAATTAAGAATTAA
- a CDS encoding zinc metallopeptidase: MEDIYSIYWIIFIVLMALSLIVSQMLNSKFKKYSKEPLRSGFTGREIAEKMLQDNAIYDVKVISTKGHLTDHYNPVTKTVNLSESVFNSNSVAAAAVAAHECGHAVQHATNYKWLKMRSRMVPVVQFGTNWSRWLLLIGLLLLGISYYVGMWMVYIGVGLFAISTIFAFITLPVEYNASSRALKWLEATGITSGAEATHAQDALKWAARTYVVSAITSLATLLYYILLIFGRRN; encoded by the coding sequence ATGGAAGATATATATTCAATATATTGGATTATTTTCATTGTTTTGATGGCTTTGAGTTTAATCGTTAGTCAAATGTTAAATTCCAAATTTAAAAAATATTCTAAAGAGCCTTTGCGCAGCGGATTCACAGGCAGGGAAATTGCCGAGAAGATGTTGCAAGACAACGCTATTTATGATGTAAAAGTAATTTCAACAAAAGGACATTTAACTGACCATTATAATCCGGTTACTAAAACCGTGAATTTAAGTGAAAGCGTATTCAATAGCAATAGCGTTGCGGCAGCGGCGGTTGCTGCCCATGAATGCGGTCATGCCGTTCAACACGCTACTAATTACAAATGGTTAAAAATGCGTTCAAGAATGGTTCCTGTTGTCCAATTCGGAACTAATTGGTCGAGATGGTTATTGTTGATAGGTTTATTATTACTCGGAATATCATACTATGTTGGAATGTGGATGGTTTACATTGGGGTTGGATTATTTGCAATATCTACGATATTTGCTTTTATAACCTTACCTGTAGAATATAATGCTTCTTCGAGAGCCTTGAAATGGCTTGAAGCAACCGGAATAACTTCAGGCGCGGAAGCAACTCATGCACAGGATGCTTTGAAATGGGCAGCACGTACTTATGTAGTTTCGGCCATAACATCGCTTGCAACTTTGTTATATTATATTTTATTGATTTTCGGAAGAAGGAATTAA
- a CDS encoding MIP family channel protein, whose amino-acid sequence MKKYIAEMIGTMVLVLMGCGSAIFNGGVGTTAQVLTVAFAFGLSVVAMAYAIGGISGCHINPAITLGALITGRISGKDAGMYMIFQVIGAILGSAILFLLVKTGAKPEMAYATTTGANSVANTASIWMALIAEIVFTFVFVLVVLGVTDKKLGNSSLAGLAIGLTLVLVHIVCIPITGTSVNPARSIGPAIFAGGVALKQLWIFIVAPFIGAALSAYTWKCLSKEKVK is encoded by the coding sequence ATGAAAAAGTACATCGCAGAAATGATTGGAACCATGGTGTTGGTTTTAATGGGTTGCGGAAGTGCAATCTTTAACGGAGGTGTCGGAACAACGGCACAAGTATTAACTGTAGCATTTGCATTCGGTTTATCTGTAGTAGCAATGGCTTACGCCATAGGTGGAATTTCAGGATGCCATATTAATCCTGCCATCACATTAGGCGCTCTAATCACAGGTAGAATCAGCGGTAAAGATGCTGGAATGTATATGATTTTTCAGGTAATAGGTGCAATTTTAGGTTCGGCAATACTTTTCTTGTTGGTAAAAACAGGAGCAAAACCTGAAATGGCTTATGCAACAACAACCGGCGCAAACTCGGTAGCAAATACGGCATCAATATGGATGGCGTTAATTGCTGAAATCGTATTTACATTTGTATTTGTATTGGTTGTATTGGGCGTAACAGACAAAAAATTAGGAAATTCCTCATTAGCCGGATTAGCAATCGGCTTAACTTTAGTGTTGGTTCATATTGTTTGTATTCCTATTACAGGAACATCAGTTAACCCTGCTCGCAGTATAGGACCGGCTATTTTTGCAGGCGGTGTTGCTTTAAAACAACTTTGGATTTTTATAGTAGCTCCATTCATTGGTGCAGCACTTTCAGCTTACACATGGAAATGTCTAAGTAAAGAAAAAGTGAAATAA
- a CDS encoding LytTR family DNA-binding domain-containing protein, whose translation MIIKCIIIDDEPLALELIKSYVNKTAFLDLVGTFTSAVGAIETISKEDVDLIFLDIQMPDLNGIEFSHIVPEKTKIIFITAFEQYALESYKVSALDYLLKPVSYSDFLTSATKALNWFKVVKTYESGNNNEEIKYMFVRADYKLIQIELDKIQYIEGLKDYVKIFIENEPYPIVSHGTMKSMEERLPSNFLRIHKSYIVNKNKIKIIENNRIVFGNIRIPIGDTYKHVIDGFLG comes from the coding sequence ATGATTATAAAATGTATTATTATTGATGATGAGCCATTAGCTTTAGAATTAATAAAAAGTTACGTTAATAAGACTGCTTTTCTTGACCTTGTCGGAACTTTTACCAGTGCCGTGGGGGCAATAGAAACAATCAGCAAAGAAGATGTTGATTTGATATTTCTTGATATTCAGATGCCCGATCTCAATGGAATAGAATTTTCACACATTGTTCCGGAGAAAACAAAAATAATTTTCATAACTGCTTTTGAGCAATATGCACTTGAAAGCTATAAAGTTAGTGCTTTGGATTACCTTCTAAAACCCGTTTCATATTCGGATTTTCTCACATCGGCGACAAAAGCATTAAATTGGTTTAAAGTTGTAAAAACCTATGAATCCGGCAATAATAATGAAGAAATCAAATATATGTTTGTAAGAGCCGATTACAAACTCATTCAAATAGAACTTGATAAAATACAATACATAGAAGGATTAAAAGATTATGTTAAGATATTCATTGAAAATGAGCCGTATCCTATAGTTTCACACGGCACAATGAAATCGATGGAGGAAAGATTGCCGTCTAATTTCTTACGTATTCACAAATCTTATATTGTCAATAAAAACAAAATCAAAATTATTGAAAACAACAGAATAGTTTTCGGTAATATTCGCATTCCGATTGGAGATACATATAAACATGTGATTGACGGATTCTTAGGTTGA
- a CDS encoding sensor histidine kinase, protein MALMYAIPHYIMKPQDVPPPMRRFDESPWARTLFMLSRDFLVLVMLIIISIAIKMIENWSSLEKSKSDAEKNQFEAELLNLRNQINPHFLLNTLNNIYALIAFNTEKAQQAVQDLSKLLRHILYDNKERFVSIHKEIDFIKQYIELMKIRLNDNIKVETCFEIPENSTAVIAPLVFISLIENAFKHGISANNPGYIFIKISEKDNKIICEVKNSYFPKSIESDKSGSGIGLDLINKRLNLLYPDKYEWNMGISKDMKDYYSVLTINFR, encoded by the coding sequence ATGGCTCTGATGTATGCAATTCCGCATTATATTATGAAACCTCAAGATGTGCCGCCGCCAATGAGGAGATTCGACGAATCGCCTTGGGCACGTACACTTTTTATGTTATCAAGAGATTTTTTAGTTTTGGTAATGCTTATTATCATCAGCATTGCAATTAAAATGATTGAAAACTGGAGTAGTCTGGAAAAATCTAAAAGTGACGCGGAAAAAAATCAGTTCGAAGCGGAATTATTGAATCTGAGAAATCAAATCAATCCGCATTTTCTTCTAAATACTCTTAATAACATTTATGCGTTGATTGCTTTCAACACAGAAAAAGCTCAACAGGCGGTACAAGACCTCAGCAAATTGTTAAGACATATACTTTACGACAATAAAGAAAGATTCGTATCCATTCATAAAGAAATAGATTTTATCAAGCAATATATTGAATTAATGAAGATTCGCTTGAATGATAACATAAAAGTAGAAACATGTTTTGAAATTCCCGAAAACAGTACTGCGGTAATTGCTCCGCTTGTATTTATTTCCCTGATTGAGAATGCCTTTAAACATGGAATTTCGGCTAATAATCCGGGATATATTTTCATTAAAATATCTGAAAAAGACAATAAAATAATCTGCGAAGTTAAAAACAGTTATTTTCCTAAATCAATAGAATCCGACAAAAGCGGTTCCGGTATCGGACTTGATTTGATAAACAAACGTTTAAATCTGCTTTATCCTGATAAATATGAATGGAATATGGGTATTTCTAAAGACATGAAAGATTATTATTCGGTGTTGACGATTAATTTTAGGTAA
- a CDS encoding ABC transporter permease, with protein sequence MNILNLFKISLKALANNKMRTFLTMLGIIIGVASVIAMLAIGQGSKKSIQSQVSEMGSNMIMIHPGAESRGGVRQDPSAMQTLKLEDFYSIRDEAFLVPYTSPNVSSGGQFIFGSNNYPGSINGVNQDYLEIRQLKIGYGEMFSDADIFNNAKVCVIGKTIVDNLFTNGEDPIGQTIRFNKMPFTIVGVLQEKGYNSMGMDQDAVVLAPYTTVMKRLAAITYLQGIYCSAISEEYTEIAIEEVRSILRQNHKLEEGAVDNFTIRSQQELSSMMSSVSDVMTILLACIAGISLVVGGIGIMNIMYVSVTERTKEIGLRMSVGARPTDILSQFLIEATVISIVGGLLGVLIGVSVTYLVQMLTQWAVFITSWSIILSFGVCTVIGVFFGWYPARKASNLDPIDALRYE encoded by the coding sequence ATGAATATACTAAATCTATTCAAGATATCACTTAAAGCGCTTGCTAACAACAAAATGCGTACCTTTCTCACAATGCTGGGAATAATTATCGGGGTAGCATCAGTAATTGCCATGCTGGCAATCGGGCAAGGTTCCAAGAAAAGTATTCAGTCACAAGTTTCCGAGATGGGAAGTAATATGATTATGATTCATCCGGGAGCTGAAAGTCGTGGCGGCGTACGACAAGATCCGAGCGCAATGCAAACTCTTAAACTCGAAGATTTTTATTCAATTCGTGACGAAGCTTTCCTTGTACCATATACCAGCCCGAATGTTTCATCCGGCGGACAATTTATCTTCGGTTCCAATAATTATCCCGGAAGTATTAACGGCGTTAATCAAGATTATTTGGAAATCAGACAATTGAAAATAGGTTATGGAGAAATGTTCTCCGATGCCGATATTTTTAATAACGCTAAAGTTTGCGTAATTGGTAAAACTATTGTCGATAATCTTTTTACAAACGGCGAGGATCCGATCGGACAAACCATTCGTTTCAATAAAATGCCTTTTACCATTGTAGGTGTTCTTCAAGAAAAAGGTTATAACAGTATGGGCATGGACCAGGATGCTGTTGTACTTGCACCTTATACCACTGTAATGAAACGGCTCGCTGCTATAACTTATCTTCAAGGAATTTATTGTTCTGCTATATCCGAAGAATATACCGAAATTGCAATTGAGGAAGTCAGGAGTATTTTAAGACAGAATCACAAATTAGAAGAAGGTGCTGTAGACAACTTTACCATCAGGTCACAGCAGGAATTGAGTTCAATGATGTCATCGGTTTCTGATGTTATGACTATATTGCTTGCATGTATTGCCGGAATTTCTTTGGTAGTTGGCGGAATTGGCATTATGAATATCATGTACGTAAGTGTTACCGAACGAACCAAAGAAATAGGATTGCGTATGAGTGTCGGAGCCAGACCTACCGATATCCTATCACAATTTCTAATAGAAGCAACCGTTATCAGTATAGTCGGCGGACTGCTTGGCGTTCTCATCGGTGTTTCAGTAACATATCTTGTTCAAATGCTAACCCAATGGGCAGTGTTTATCACATCCTGGAGTATAATATTGAGTTTTGGTGTTTGCACAGTAATCGGTGTGTTCTTCGGTTGGTATCCCGCCCGCAAAGCATCAAACTTAGATCCTATAGATGCATTAAGATATGAATAG
- a CDS encoding ABC transporter ATP-binding protein: MSKPVIQLNDICRDFVVGEETVHALRNVTFTITEGEFVTIMGTSGSGKSTLLNVIGCLDTPTSGEYLLDGVSVKKMSKNERAVLRNRKIGFVFQNYNLLAKTTAVENVELPLLYNSSISGKVRRDKAITSLKEVGLGDRLMHKSNQMSGGQMQRVAIARALVNDPAVILADEATGNLDTRTSFEILTLFQKLHREGKTIIFVTHNADIAKYCSRNLFLRDGRLVEDTYNDNILDAEKTLKSLPVEED; this comes from the coding sequence ATATCTAAACCGGTAATACAACTTAATGATATTTGTCGCGATTTTGTCGTTGGTGAAGAAACTGTTCATGCTTTGAGAAATGTTACTTTTACGATTACCGAAGGTGAATTTGTTACCATTATGGGAACTTCGGGCTCAGGAAAATCGACTTTGCTAAATGTCATAGGTTGTCTGGATACTCCTACTTCGGGAGAATATTTGCTGGATGGTGTTTCGGTTAAAAAGATGAGTAAAAACGAACGAGCTGTTTTAAGAAACAGAAAAATCGGTTTTGTATTCCAGAATTACAATTTGCTCGCTAAGACTACAGCTGTTGAAAATGTTGAGTTGCCTTTGTTATACAACTCATCGATCAGCGGAAAAGTTCGCAGAGATAAAGCAATCACATCTTTGAAAGAAGTCGGACTCGGCGACAGGCTGATGCACAAAAGTAATCAGATGAGCGGCGGACAAATGCAAAGAGTTGCCATTGCACGTGCACTCGTTAACGATCCTGCGGTTATCTTAGCCGATGAAGCAACCGGAAATCTTGATACCCGCACTTCTTTTGAAATTCTTACTTTATTTCAAAAGTTACACCGTGAAGGCAAAACCATAATATTTGTAACGCACAACGCTGATATAGCAAAATATTGCAGCAGAAATCTCTTTCTAAGAGACGGACGTTTGGTTGAAGATACTTATAACGACAATATTCTGGATGCAGAAAAGACTTTAAAGTCGTTACCGGTAGAAGAAGACTAA
- a CDS encoding efflux RND transporter periplasmic adaptor subunit: MKKMKKTVKIIIIIVIVAAIVGLGFYLFSNKSTKSNIVFKTAPVSKGTISHIVTATGTLEPIIQVEVGTQVSGIVSNIYVDYNSEVKKGQIIAELDKTNLQNELESKQSNLAISKTEFEYQEKNYLRNKTLHDKQLISDSDYELSYYNYSKAKNSYDISRNDLAKAQTNLGYATIYSPIDGVVLSRAVEEGQTVAASFSTPTLFTIANDLTQMQVIADVDEADIGGIKEGLRVEFSVDAFPGEIFKGDVTQVRQEAQITSNVVTYEVVISAYNPDLKLKPGLTANISIYTIEKTDILTIPSKALRFTPDARFLPKDAVINNVNSKSVVWTRDGNNFNAKAVEIGISGNNLTEIVSGISEGTQVITEAVAGEVPNTGNGNNNGSNGSSPFMPQRH, encoded by the coding sequence ATGAAAAAGATGAAAAAAACAGTAAAAATAATTATAATTATCGTAATTGTTGCAGCAATTGTGGGTTTAGGTTTCTACCTGTTCTCGAATAAATCGACAAAAAGCAATATCGTATTCAAAACCGCTCCGGTATCAAAAGGCACAATCAGTCATATCGTTACGGCAACAGGAACTTTAGAACCAATTATCCAAGTTGAAGTAGGTACCCAGGTATCCGGTATCGTCAGCAATATTTATGTCGATTATAACAGTGAAGTAAAGAAAGGTCAGATTATTGCCGAGCTCGACAAAACAAATTTGCAAAATGAACTTGAATCGAAACAAAGTAATCTTGCTATTTCAAAAACCGAATTCGAATATCAAGAAAAAAATTATCTTCGTAATAAGACATTGCATGATAAACAATTAATTAGTGATTCGGATTATGAACTTTCATACTACAATTATTCAAAGGCGAAAAACAGTTATGATATAAGTAGAAATGATTTGGCCAAAGCTCAAACTAATTTGGGCTATGCTACAATTTATTCTCCTATCGACGGTGTTGTTTTGAGTAGAGCAGTTGAAGAAGGCCAGACTGTTGCGGCATCATTCAGTACGCCAACTTTGTTCACAATTGCTAACGATCTCACTCAAATGCAAGTTATTGCGGATGTTGACGAGGCGGATATCGGTGGTATAAAGGAAGGATTAAGAGTAGAATTTTCTGTCGATGCATTTCCGGGAGAAATCTTTAAAGGAGACGTTACGCAAGTTAGGCAGGAAGCACAAATCACAAGTAATGTTGTTACTTATGAAGTTGTTATCAGTGCTTATAATCCCGATTTAAAATTAAAACCCGGATTAACAGCAAATATTTCAATTTACACTATCGAAAAAACTGATATTCTTACCATTCCTTCAAAAGCATTAAGATTTACTCCTGATGCTCGCTTCTTACCGAAAGATGCCGTAATCAACAATGTTAATTCTAAAAGTGTTGTTTGGACACGCGACGGAAATAATTTCAATGCAAAAGCTGTTGAGATTGGAATTTCCGGAAATAATCTTACTGAAATCGTAAGCGGAATAAGTGAAGGAACTCAAGTTATTACAGAGGCTGTTGCCGGTGAAGTACCTAATACTGGAAATGGAAATAATAACGGAAGTAATGGAAGCTCACCTTTTATGCCACAACGTCATTAA
- a CDS encoding TolC family protein: protein MKLCKIICTMSFVFVCNSIISQTDNQTWTLDDCINHAIEQNITIKKSKVAYEESLVNTKTAKGALFPSLSFAAGYDYTNRPFSENNTINSLGGSYNLNASWTVFNGTRNKTIKKQEMYDSISELNVYQTQNSITETVIQLYIQILYAAESVKTNENTVELNKSLLERGQHLLEAGSVAKSDVAQLEAQYSNSKYQLIVSQNALRNYQLQLKQVLELESDINIDILSYDENDFLTTLPSVSTVYQAALETRPEILASKLTLETSDLDLRIAKAGYYPKISMSAGIGTQHDLISDNVGEQLKYGWNNHVGVSLSVPILNQRQTKSSIETAKLNTITNELNLIDEQKVLYKTIESLWLDAFGSQEQYRASVENLSSVEVSYGLVEEQFNVGLKNTSELLIEKDNLLSAQQNLLQAKYMAILNIKLLDFYQGK from the coding sequence ATGAAACTATGTAAAATAATATGTACTATGAGTTTTGTTTTTGTCTGTAACAGTATTATATCGCAAACGGACAATCAAACATGGACTCTTGATGATTGTATCAATCACGCCATAGAACAAAACATCACAATCAAGAAAAGTAAAGTTGCTTATGAAGAAAGCTTGGTAAATACTAAAACCGCCAAAGGAGCACTATTTCCGAGTTTGTCTTTTGCCGCGGGATATGATTATACCAACAGACCTTTCAGTGAAAACAATACTATTAACTCTTTAGGTGGAAGTTATAATCTTAATGCATCATGGACTGTTTTTAACGGGACTCGAAATAAAACTATTAAAAAGCAGGAAATGTACGATAGTATAAGTGAGTTGAATGTTTATCAAACACAGAATTCTATTACTGAGACCGTTATTCAATTGTATATTCAAATTTTATATGCGGCTGAATCTGTAAAAACAAATGAAAATACTGTGGAGCTAAATAAATCTTTGCTTGAACGCGGACAACATTTGCTTGAAGCAGGTTCTGTAGCAAAAAGTGATGTTGCTCAGCTTGAAGCTCAGTACAGTAATTCTAAATATCAACTGATAGTTTCTCAGAATGCCTTGAGAAATTATCAACTTCAATTAAAACAAGTATTAGAATTGGAGTCGGATATTAATATTGATATTTTGAGTTATGATGAAAATGATTTTCTTACTACACTTCCGTCTGTTAGTACTGTTTATCAAGCTGCGCTGGAAACCAGACCGGAAATCCTCGCAAGCAAACTCACTCTTGAAACTTCAGACTTAGATCTTAGAATTGCAAAAGCCGGTTATTATCCTAAGATTTCGATGAGCGCCGGAATAGGTACTCAACACGATTTAATATCCGATAATGTAGGTGAACAACTAAAATATGGTTGGAATAATCATGTAGGAGTCTCTCTTTCAGTGCCTATATTAAATCAGCGTCAAACAAAAAGCAGCATAGAAACAGCAAAACTGAACACAATCACTAACGAATTAAATCTTATTGACGAGCAAAAAGTTTTGTATAAAACCATTGAATCTCTGTGGCTTGATGCTTTCGGTTCTCAAGAACAATACCGGGCTTCGGTAGAAAACTTGTCATCAGTAGAAGTAAGCTACGGATTAGTAGAAGAGCAATTTAATGTCGGGTTAAAAAATACATCCGAATTATTAATCGAAAAAGATAATCTTTTATCTGCCCAACAAAATCTGCTTCAAGCAAAGTATATGGCAATACTCAATATTAAATTATTGGATTTTTATCAAGGCAAGTAA